From the Cydia splendana chromosome 6, ilCydSple1.2, whole genome shotgun sequence genome, the window tgacaggccgatatcgttcggcggactggtaatcagtgggcccctttactgacGAAGCGAGAGTCGTGCacagctgtttttttttttattaataaattatattgatcAAACGCGCGCGCACTTTAGTTATTCTATGTATAAAATACTTATTGAAGTATGTGGAACTGTATATATTTGTACGAGATATGTACATAATGTTAGTAAACATACAGCTCTCGGAACTTATATGACCACTAACCGGTTTCGCTCGTGCAGTGATCGATGgagaaaaaataatgttaatgaTTTAATGATAATAAGTATGATAATAAGATGCCTGTCCGTCATTAGAGAACATGTGTGTTGTCTCGTGTCAAAATATACCCACCAGGGATTTACAGGCTAGTTGGAGTCTTAAagcctgtatctttaggtatttaaataaaaataaacaatatctaccctcaagtggctccttaagccagttgaaggACTTgaaggtagatgaaaacattacatgatcaaataatgtaggttaaagtctggTCGTTcattgacagatccaggcggttttgtatttgtttggttaaccaataaatgttaaaactacccgaaaatgtacaaattgtttgtttacatttatttaaatacctaaattcaTGATTGGCGTTTTTTATTACGTAGATATTTTGTGTGTTATTGCAAAAATCTAATATGACCAGGCATATACATGCATATACTTTAATGCAAGCGAGCCAAATGATCTGATACCACATACCACAATAAGCCAGAAGGTCAGTCATTATGATACactataatacataataataatatataaaacctCTTGGCAACTAGACGCATATCATTAAATGGCTACTGATCCATGGATAAACGTCATAAGTCCGGGGTTTTACATACAGGGTGATTTGGTGAAGAGAAAAATATTATGAGCTCCAAGAATCAAGTATAACTAACaaaataactaacttataacggATATTTGCATTTCATACCTAATTGAAGTTTATGTTTCttgcattatttttgtcttgtaGTTAATTTTAAGATGATTATGGTTAAGAAATTTAAGGATAAAACAATTAAATGATGAAATTATCGTTTTCAGACTAGTGCATAATCACGCTAGGCGGGATTTCAGTTCGTAGACGCATTCctctacaaagcgggaaaacgctgggATAGGCTACGAACGTAGCGCTACGGAaacgttggcagtgaatgtgatAACTAAATAATGAAAGTAAacatacttttattttattttattatatgactggcgaatataataaataaacatattaaaATGGCTACACTGTATAGATACAgccttattaagttattaaaaaaTCGACCTCGCCTCTCTGCAGTCAACATCGCACCAAACTTGGCAACATTGCAAACTGAAAAGTAATACGTATGTTCGAAAATATGTACACCTATTTAGCCTTATTCCAACGGACTAAGGTTCTAATTTGCACACATATTTGTGGGCTGTATGATATTGACATAACCCTTTTTGGTTTTAAAGGCGAAATGGGTAAAATACCTTTTTATACCGGCAGAACTGGTTCTCAGGTCCACGAGTTTTGTTAAAACATACGTGTGCTGCCAAATGCAATGTGGACAATATGCTGGGCATGGACTCACGCAGATTTtgaaaatgtaggtacttgACAGCAGGCGTCATATAAAGGCCTTAAATTCCCTTTATATATCTATACTTCTTTCGAATGCAGGATATTTTTTTCAGCACTTAACTGGGTCATATACATTTGATTATTATAACATtgtcttttctgtagacatcgcaaagttaAGCTAATCTGAAGCTAATTTTTACGCTGCTCCCTTACAGGCGGGATACATGTTTTAGTACTTTAAAATCGAATAAGACAAAAGGTATAATAtagcgtcaggtgacaagcaaaactcactaattactaaaaaaatacttaacaaaaattaacCTTATTTATGGTATTAAtacggttcactatggctatgaacttgtgatggtaattagtgagttttgcttgtcacctgacgataggtaccagagtcgttaacttttatGGTATTGTCCACAGAACGAGCCTTTTCTAAAATGCGTTTGACCCAACTGTACTCTGCGACTGACTATCTGATTATGTAAGTAATATGGAACAACTTTTACTCAAAGACGAACCCAGAAACAGCGAAAAAATTGACGGGAGGCTAAAGAAACCAAGATCGTAAACGCGTCATGTTGAATCGTGATAACTATCAAAAATACTTTAAGATAATCATGTTTACTTCATAAAAACAGTAACTAGTTTCCGAGCAAAAACGGAACCTTCAACTTCAGCCCAAGTAGCAACGCGTAAAGAAGACCCCAGTTACAATTATTGCAATTGTTCGTGGAGTTACGTCAACCTTACAAACTTACACACCACCCATCACAATGCAAAGCCATCTTTATCACAACGCGTTAAAATTCAAGACGACTGCAGCCGCTATCATTGCAATGTCAACATGCAAACTTAAGCAGGTATTAAGACAATGCAAAATCAGCCTTATTAAGACAGAACAGGTGTCATGGTAGACGAAGGAGTTGAGTGGCAATGTCAACATGCGAACAGCGGACGAGGCCGCTGGGCAAGGTTAAGGCGATGAACATTGAGTAATAGACAAACTAAATCATTAGGATTTACTTCATTGCTTTGAGACAATGGTGGAAATAATCGATTCCTAATACTTCTTTAAAGATTTTGACTTTAAGGATTGTGGGTACTCTTATACGATGTTAAATAAAACTTCAGATGATTACCTAAGGGACAATTTGAGATGAGTCCTGATATTACTCCCCGACGTAACTACGTGAACATAGATCTTGCAATATTTCTACAAAATCTATACAAAATCTTGTAGTTTTGATGTATCTCTTGTTGTCATTTTATCCATGTCGCTTTATCGCGTTTGTAAAGAATGTTCAAAGTAATTTTTAACCAGGATTTATTTGGATTGAACCTGAACCTGAACCACTCGCTGCTTAATGTATCGTAAAACTAGACCTCCATCATTTAGGTGTTATCGAAAATCTTTATCCGAATGACGCAATTCTAaagcaaaatattttcatcaatggaagaaaaaactaaaaagaacATTGTTATTGATACTTCATTACGTTTTTAACCTGCGTACCATAGCTTTAGTAGGTATTGGCTCTACCTTTTCGGATCAAGTTCGGTCTTTTACGCAGTTTCTTTCTGAGCTGCATCTATTTTCACATCTTATCTGCCTATTCAACGCCCTACCCTTACCATGTGATCTTGTGTGTAAAATCAACGTACAATTTCAAATTAGCACCAAGTCTCTGAGTGTgattataaacaaaaacaataccCATAAAATCTTCAATGATAAGTTACAAATAGTAAACATGTCGTAATTTAGGGTCGGTATCAAAACTCAATATTGATTTAAGTACACGAAAGTAGACGCTCTTAAAAAGGTTAATTATATGAAGTTGATTTTATGTATGAATTCTTTCTTATACATTATCGATTAAGTTTTTTTTGCAAGCGAAACAAATATCTGCAACCCAAACATTCATATCGTGGGCTGCACAAAAACACGCAAAAAAACACCATCCGGTATATCGAATGGATGGCCACAATTTATTAGCTTCGTATTTTTTACGTCTTCAAGCATACGTGTAATTTATACATACATGTGCTACACTGGTTATTTTACATAATCTGCACGTGTAACCAAAATTATTTATAGACGATGGTTATGATTATCACGGTTCACAGATTTGAGTATTTCCTGTAATCTAATTGAGAATTGATTATTCTACATTGGGTACCTATCAAATTTGGATAGCATCATTCTTGGTAGCACAGTTAGAGATATGAGCTCTTACAACACCATACATAAAAGCTAACTTAAAAACGCTACTTGTTAATTTTGAGAACAGTTTGTAAATATATAGCCTTAATTATGACATGACGTTTAACCCTTTAATAGACCAGATTAAAAAATACAGGATTCAAGCCTCAACACCTCATTGAAGTCCTAAAAAGCAtaagaaaaatatacaaaaagatCATGTTAATAGGGTGGTCCTTTTTTCCGTCCAATATCTAAATATAGTCCGCTAAATAGTATTATAATTATGGCTAAATTTGCTAAGTTTGTATCAATATGCAAATGAGTTGCATTGATGATTATTGGAGCGAGTTTAAAGGTCATCACGGCAGATGGCTTCGCGACAGCTAATCACCCCGGAGTAATTGATCTTACAATCGATGGCCAAGGAGAACCGACCAATTATATCATAATAACCAGTCTTGATTTCTGAGCACACTGCAGATACACAGGTAAAGTAATGACTTGGTCAGTAAAGCCGACAAATGTTATTAAGATGCAGTAAAACATGTGTGGTGGGCCACGTGCCTCGAACGTGATATGTATAAAGGTATGGATGCTGAGCTAACGTCTCGGTCACGACACAGTTTTTGCTGCACTGCACAAGGACATCAGACTCACCTGAACTTGCCGTTGGCGTGGTCCTCCCATTTGATTATCGACGGGCAGTACTTCGGGTCGAACAGGAGATTTCTGAGGAACTCTGGAACTGATACGCTTCTTGGACGCTTGCAGATTTTCCTCCCACTCCCTTTTGGTCGGCCGGGCGGCCGTTTGAACTGCTTCCTCTTATCGTCCTCATCTCCGGACTTGCTCACGTCACTGCCGTAGGAACATTCAGGGGACGCGGTCTCCGAGTTACGGTATACGTCTTCCGCGTCGTCACTGGAATCGCACGCCGCTAGCAAACTGCTGTTGTTTGGCTTGTAATCTGACGTGTACATCCGACTCTTGTGATCCAAATCCAAGTCCAGCATCGTATGCGCAGGCTCCTGCTGCTGGTAGGGATCGCTCTCTGCATACCTTAGCACTGATGACTGTCTGAGTAATTCCTCGTTTATACGGCTTTGTAGTTTATCAAACAGTCCACTGGCGATTCTGGCTGTGATATTGGGATCGACGCTCGGATGTGCGAGTCTCTGCATCATCTCATCCTTTTtgataattcgcaactcgtgtccgAGGATTTTGAAGTTGTACCACGGTATGTCGTATTCACTGAAGCCCATAGCGATAGCGGTGTCAATGATCCAGGATATTGTGTCGTCCTCGTTCCAGTCCACGACGAATTTGTACTTCCATTCATCGCGCGGGTACTCGCGGGTGCTGACGAGATTGTGGTAAACGTTTGTCGAAGTGTCCTCTTCTGCGTATACGTCGTACGGGGGGTTGGTGTAGTAGTTCCCGTAGATGTAGGAGGCGGGGCCCTTGTTGAAGACTTGTTTGAAGTCGTCGAGGCGCGCGGGCGCGGGGGGCGCGGCGGGTGCGAGGTACAGGTCGCACATGGCGGGGTCGTACGGGCGCGCGTAGTCAAGCATGGCGCGTGCGACGCGGTCGGCGGTCGGGCGCGGAATGACGCTCGCTGCGCAACTCCTCCTACTATAATACTTGGCACGCTTCGGTTTGTTTACAAgccgtgttttgtttttgtgataGCGCTGCTATCTGTCGATTCGGAGATACGGTTCGACACTGATAAGACTGATTCTTTGAACTAAACATATGTTAAGTAATAGCTCCCAATTTTGTTATCTATTTTTAAACATGTTAAACAAACTCGACATGTTGGCTGATTTTTATGATGTGATTTTGAAGCTTGAAGTTAGTGTTCTTTCATGAAGtattcgtttaaaaaaaaatattttctctcAAATTCAGTGTGTTATATTAGGTTATAGGCCATGCATTAAATGAAAGTAAattgtgtctatttctaattaATTTACCGTAGCAAGTCGGATAATTATGATATAATAGAACTTCATTTAAGGTAAGTTCAATTATTAATTAgcataatacatattttttcaataattatttacaaagtattttttattttgttttataaaaatttATTATATGATACGCGAACGACAATTCTTCCATCCAATGTTAATGGTCGGTTAGCCTCATAAAAAAGCTGTAAAGCACTAACCCGACTAGGTCACGGCTCTGACCGACGCAAGAAGGCAGTATCTGCATTCAAACTTCAAACACACTTACTGCTTTTTAACgaaaataaagtaaattaatacttatgtgtaataaaacaatatgtacGGTGAGTATTATAATTTAAGAGGTTTATTTATTGCTGCTTGGATTTTTAactatattattaataatttaagatTCAATTTCAAATGCAGATGGTTAAAGCTTAACTAttgttaatttcattaagtacctacttttaaagtcgttaaataatttatgttcctGATAGCAAATCGTATTCATTTAGAAAATGTAACACTTTTTTTATCAGATATAGTTTTATGAtggttcaataaaaaaagatataaTCAGTAATCAGTGTTAACTGCTGTCGTATCCGCCAATTTTACAACGTTAAAGTAATTTATGGCTTATGGCCCATTATATGCTGtcaaaattatcatcttatccCACTTTTTGATgaaatacaatatatattattataaaaaaatgcaatttatgttgtggatttcaaaatccaatATAAATGTCTCTATAAACAAGCTACTTttacccgactactgcaaaagTGAGAAAGgaattttatatacctacatataagttttaaataaacCATGAGCGTAGCGAGactagcgagtggttcgaaaaatggaatcttgagcgctgcgagggtttcaaggcacgagggttaaacaaaatttgctccCGAGTGAAATACAAAATTCTTCGTTGTATTTATTGCGATATATCGCAGACAATAACAACTTAATATTGTTGATGTGCAACCAATAACCCCCAAGTGACCGTGGCGTAATGTGCGTCGTGGGGAACTACTCAAGAACGATTTTCGCGCTTGACGTGgcaaaaaaattaacttttGATACATTCATCCATcatactatacatatatgaaaTATCTAACGTGTCCATTAGGGTGTTGAAATATTTAACGTGTCTATTAGGGTGTTTAATTTttcgaattttcgattttcatctgactttgcttgAAATCTTGTTCTCACTGATGAAAAAGTGTTATATATGCACAAAAAACGGTCATTATTTAGAAGTTGCATGACATCAACAGGGACTATCTCATGTAACTAACGACTATTCAGTCAAATTCagtataattaaaatttacaattattaGTAAATTTGGATTTTGGTTAGGTACTTGATAAATGTTCTTATTAAGATTATTCAGTAATTCTACCCATTTCCAAAGGAAAATTACTGTTATTGTGTTTTAGATGctaagtttagttttttaatttgaccttaattatattttgttatttaacagggtccatattgggtcgcataataattgattgtcctaatgtaatgttacgcataacactcatttcgcataattgttattgtgctgGAAATATTAACAACTCTGAAAAATTATaacacaaacctaacctaacctaccctgttctacacaacctatgcaaaatattttcgaaaatactttctgtttcagctggagaaaaaatatgcgaaaagagatttatgcgtaacattacattatgacAATTAATTATTATGCGATGAGATAGGATCCCTATTTAACAACATTGAAATGTATTTACGTTTCACCCAATGTATGGAGTTTTCACTCTAGTTCTTCAATTTGTGCAACCCCTAAACGTTAGGTATTCGATTcctttgaaatttggaatagatAATTCTTAGTGTGGCGAGACTCGATTGGCGAGCGAAGTCGGAAAAATAtctcattttttttctttatacaaaaggggtcatccattaattacgtcaaacaaatttctaggttttttgaccccccccccccccccttgtcacatttggtcacatttggcaaacccctcccccctagtgtgacgtcacattttttctacgaaatcgccaaatcgaattaagtaagtacctaagtattattaatattttatcaaaatatttttgacgatataaatattagtaattttataacccaaaactgcttaggaaagaaaattaaaagaataaaaacgattatcgttttaaaaacttgttatttaaatgtacagcgaataaaataatcaaaaaaaaaaatcggttactgatgaagttaaagtgacgtcacaaagtttgtatctcccccctcccccatgtcacaatatgtcacattttctggaccccctccctccccctaaacgtgtgacgtaattaatggatgaccccaaagtGAAACaccctatagtctgtatctttaggtatttaaataaaagtaaacaatttgcacattttcgggtagttataacatttattggttaatcaaccaaatacaaaaccgcctggatctgtcactgaacacTGAACGGCCTGCCtttaacctacctacattatttgatcatgtaaggagccatttgagggtagattttgtttacttttattgaaatacctaaagatacagagttttTTTATAGTGTGCCACCAAGCGGGCGCCACCATCGCACATACAcccaaacaaattaaattagcaATCATTTATGATCCCTATTAATTCCATTATACACCAACGGGGCTCAaagaaaattgttttttgttaagAAAAATGTCGGATTGTTCCAAGGCAAGCCTTGACCTATTTCGTGTGTGGCGCAACGACCTGCTTGCTTTATACGAATAATATATCTTTACACGAGTAAATCTTGtaagatattattattatttatttatcgatcGAGCGAAGCGAGGTCTCTGcgtcttcttcttagtcggttcctcaaggctgagggtcgtgaccatcaggagtgcagttcttcaccaccgctctccaaaccccCCTGTCTTGGGCCAGCTGTATTGACCCCTGGATGTTGACGCCCGTAGCGTCGCGTATGGCATCAGACCACCGAGTTGGAGCCCTGCCTCTACTCCTTCTCCCTTCGACGCACCCAACCAGAACGAGCTTTTCAAAGCTGGACGGGTCTTGGCGGGCCACATGGCCAAAGAAGGTCAACATTCTCTGGAAGCATGTAGTTGAAAGCCGGGTGGTAATATGTAGCTCTTCGAGAATAGACGCGTTGGTGCGGCGTTGCGTCCAGGATATGCCCAACATtttgcgccagcaccacatctcgaatGCGTCTATTTTTCTCTGCGTCTACAGCGGGCCATTTTCATGTTTGCTAACATGAGTATTTTGGACCTTATTATCAGAAAATTTAGTAGAAAAGAATCCCTAATTACAATGTTTCAATTTTAAATGCGgggagtaccgtaaaacggggtgagtaggtttcgcggggagaggtgagagaaggtttgagagggggttgagaagggattttaaggctactgctacaaaaataatgtattccaatttaaaatggagctaataaaaaaaaaaaatcgatccaagaATCTTCCAAAAtgacctttgtatgaaaacccctctcaccccaaatacgaggcactacggggtgaggtgggttttcctctttatcgtcaaagttatgaaatggaactacccaaaataaaataaaaactaaaacacAAACGTcaggaacacttattatatataccattcagttttcatatgtaaaaataaaatgttatcgaggtttgaatttcagttttgaccctactcaccccattttacggtataagTTGTAGAATACCAacttagggcccgattcggattttgaaatagacatctattagacatcttttagacatcaccaagatacgataacgatatgtttaagatctaacctgtcaaatttgacatttgcgcgattctggagatactgttgaacgatttccacaggatatgacttagagatccaattcacatctaatagatatcttactctatgtaacgtaaaagtgacattggttgcccgaattgcgctgcaaaagagaactatttgatatctaaactataacgtatctagaatggatctagtacctacgtgtcgtctcttgtgaatatcttgaagttcgaatacggcagaataTCTCTGTCTAGTAGTAGTCGTGAAAGTGCGGACGCTTTCTTCTACGCCGAAGCTACGCCGCCGCCGTAGAATGTCTACGCGCGTAGCTACTTTCTCTAGCAAGTGTTGTGCTACGCGAAGTGGAGAGACatgcggcgcgattcgggaaatgaatttgagattcactagatatgaaatagtaaagatatgtgacgttccacggcaaaaggtaccattgccccggctgaatattggagcggcgttaataatggCGCCAGTCGCCATATTTGTCTCGCATATTTgattaaaacatataaaaattcaATGTAGATACACAAGTTTTTACTCATAATGCGGTTAAACAGTTGGATACACCGCAACACTTAGTCAAAGATACCGCTTACTAGTACTCTAAGTACAAAGAAAAGACCTAGTTTACAAACAAAGAATTCTACGTCAATGAATCTATATATCTACATTTTATTGTAATATGAGTAACCTACAATCATatactaggaatcctctagactgAGTTTagaacaattatttcatgcaaccgatgatgccaaaaatgcgggggtgcgcgggacgaggtgagcgaagtcccgtgccgtgattggtccgttcaagacacggacgtcacacaaagacactttcgactcgaacatggagtcaaattaccgtatgcgtggcagagggggtagcgcgactatgctcagtctggaggatgttttgtctgtacCTACAATTGGTTGCAATACTTAAcaaaacaaacagaacaaattaaattaattcatgcttttaaaattatggcttctgtccagtgggactatttcgctagtattagagcgttttcacattgtccgatccggtATCAGATGTCGGATGGAAGTCAAATGTAAGTtatatgtgtttctctgtatttatttatgtatttaatgaatcattattactaaaaaacgaaaaaggcggacttaatgccaatggcactctTCTGCAGCGGTTTTTGTCATAGGCGACATCggatatcggaaaggcgcttccgataaattctgCCATGTCGGAGCTCCCCGTCAGCTGTCGGagcgataatatttgtttgtgtgcgtatgtatttttagggttccgtacccaaagggtaaaacgggaccctattactaagacttcgccgtccgtccgtccgtccgtccgtccgtccgtccgtccgtctgtcaccaggctgtatctcacgaaccgtgatagctagacagttgaaattttcacagatgatgtatttctgttgccgctataacaacaaatactaaaaacagaataaaataaagctttaaatggggctcccatacaacaaacgtgatttttgaccaaagttaagcaacgtcgggagtggttagtacttggatgggtgaccatttttttttgctttttttttcgtttttttttgcattatggtacggaacccttcgtgcgcgagtccgactcgcacttgcccggttttttttaatagatttttattGAGCTGGGCAGCTGGTGCCCTTTGCTCGTTAACAGACTTGAGCGTCGAGTGCGCGAGAGGCACCGAGCTTTACAAACTAACTTAAAACTACTTAAACTATATacaagagcctctaccatcagttttgacattgacataacgctcacggtctacgtaatttactttctgtacatctcgcttgcactaatatgcgagtacgagcgagatgcatagaaagtaagttacgtagacgtgagcgtatatgtcaatctataaactgatggtagacgtaaaggtgctaacaaattagtcacggatatttttacagctgatagtactcggtttTCGGAGGacatttaagtatgaaacatcattggttttgttatgtttttggagaaaactaggaaacaaatttgctacgttacaacaccctgttaataagataattaaatgaGACCTCTTTAGACATTCTAGAACCTCTTTAAACTTGACGTGACGTGACAGACAGTGTTAAACATCTTGACAGTACATAATaggggtgattattttaaaaataaattataatatattttttgttcggtaaatgaaaacaaaaaaattatatacttacaaaggttccttaattacagttaaaagttaattgttttaatgtaatgtattatctcttaaaatatccgtgactaatttgcTAGCACCTTATATACAGTCTTAATTAAACGACGTGTAttaagatggcgctcgaaccggaagtcccaaatttttaaattaaatcacCAATCGGCAAAAATCCGGgaagcgacatcgattttgacatttgcggcagtaatgcagtcggcagtactGTCGCAATACTGCTGCCGCAATGCTGGTACAGTCGGAATTCTATAcgagcaggcgtggctcactccgcgatttcgtcgctttgctacaggtacctaaaagtacatccgttctgccccaattttggggaaagccataagccgcgcgtggcgctgtcgccacctagcggccatatctgtgctgatcgtaacagaggCGTTTTGTTAgtgagtgagtcttctgtacctagtactattatttattctgtgatacgagtctgttcggaaagagaagagttgtggaatgtattaggccccatacatttcacgactcttctctttccgcacagactctagtcaCCTTTAAAAATAGTATAGGTCAAAATAAAAAGTCTTAACTTGAAGTATCTATACAACTGTTGTTTATTGTGTGACGTCTCTCTACGGTGGTTTCTACCACGCAAAACAACAGTGTTTGACATTGGAAAATAACTGAGGGCCTATCGCGAAAATCGTACATCAAAATTTCattatctgcctctctgtcgctcttgcttattcgagcgatagagaggcagatgcCGTAATTTCGACTTTCGCGGTTAGCCCTCTGGTTGGACAGGGACCGAGTGTAATACCTATAGGTATCTAGTTCTATTCAACAAATAAAGCCCGCTCcccactcgtgcgcgaatcgccgcgaacgcgagtgtggagtcgagttCGCAGATCAGtagattcgcgcacgagtgtagAGGGGGCTTAAGAA encodes:
- the LOC134791722 gene encoding ETS-related transcription factor Elf-3-like, with the protein product MLDYARPYDPAMCDLYLAPAAPPAPARLDDFKQVFNKGPASYIYGNYYTNPPYDVYAEEDTSTNVYHNLVSTREYPRDEWKYKFVVDWNEDDTISWIIDTAIAMGFSEYDIPWYNFKILGHELRIIKKDEMMQRLAHPSVDPNITARIASGLFDKLQSRINEELLRQSSVLRYAESDPYQQQEPAHTMLDLDLDHKSRMYTSDYKPNNSSLLAACDSSDDAEDVYRNSETASPECSYGSDVSKSGDEDDKRKQFKRPPGRPKGSGRKICKRPRSVSVPEFLRNLLFDPKYCPSIIKWEDHANGKFRFVKPDEVAKLWGKMKQNDAMTFEKFSRAMRYHYRQSVLVSVPTARLVYQFGPKGPDFKTDNPNFIKVKSELDSYEMYS